One genomic segment of bacterium includes these proteins:
- a CDS encoding aminotransferase class I/II-fold pyridoxal phosphate-dependent enzyme: MDLFDKCRQFDDVIQSARARDRFFYSREISPAAAPVATRDGRELINLGSNNYLGLTGHPKVKAATAAAIEEYGTGSAGSRLLTGTTPLHLRMEQAIAGFKEVEGVVTFSAGFMALSATVGTLAGQGDFIFSDELNHASIIDGYRQTRARTVVYRHRDTADLEAKINETPTGAAKLIVTDGVFSMEGDICDLPGLRRVADTYDCRLMVDDAHATGVLGRTGRGTAEHFGMEGKIDVTSGTLSKSLAAIGGFTGGQRPVVEFLRYNARQSIFSASLPPSVAATVIAALDVLKSEPERVERLRANTRLMSSGLKAAGFAVHDHGTPILPIAVGDDDRAYRAAGRLEQEGVFANPVVFPAVPSGQAIIRISLMATHSEEQLRTALQKFMLVGKELRII; this comes from the coding sequence GTGGACCTTTTTGATAAGTGCCGTCAGTTTGACGATGTAATCCAGTCCGCCCGGGCCCGTGATCGATTCTTCTATTCACGCGAAATATCGCCGGCTGCGGCTCCGGTCGCGACCAGAGACGGTCGGGAACTCATCAACCTTGGTTCGAACAACTACCTCGGTCTGACCGGGCACCCGAAGGTGAAGGCCGCAACTGCCGCAGCCATCGAGGAATACGGCACCGGCAGCGCCGGTTCGCGGCTCCTCACCGGCACCACGCCGCTCCACCTCCGGATGGAACAAGCCATTGCCGGGTTCAAAGAGGTCGAGGGAGTCGTCACGTTCTCCGCCGGTTTCATGGCCCTTTCCGCAACCGTCGGCACGCTGGCCGGTCAGGGCGACTTCATATTCTCGGACGAGCTGAATCATGCCTCCATTATCGACGGCTACCGCCAAACTCGTGCCAGGACCGTGGTTTATCGTCACCGGGACACGGCCGACCTCGAGGCAAAGATCAATGAGACGCCGACCGGGGCAGCCAAGCTCATAGTCACTGACGGCGTCTTCTCGATGGAAGGAGACATCTGCGACCTGCCCGGGCTCCGCCGGGTGGCCGACACGTACGACTGCAGACTGATGGTCGACGATGCCCACGCGACCGGGGTCCTGGGCCGGACCGGTCGCGGCACGGCCGAGCATTTCGGCATGGAAGGCAAGATCGACGTCACATCCGGGACTCTCTCCAAATCGCTGGCTGCAATCGGTGGGTTCACCGGCGGGCAACGCCCGGTCGTGGAGTTCCTGCGCTACAACGCACGGCAGTCGATATTCTCGGCCAGCCTGCCGCCGTCGGTTGCCGCCACGGTCATCGCCGCACTCGACGTCCTCAAGTCAGAGCCGGAGCGGGTCGAACGCTTGCGGGCCAATACGCGGCTGATGAGTTCGGGACTGAAGGCCGCCGGATTCGCGGTGCACGACCACGGCACGCCGATTCTGCCGATCGCCGTCGGCGACGACGACCGGGCCTATCGGGCCGCGGGACGGCTTGAACAGGAAGGCGTGTTCGCCAACCCGGTCGTGTTCCCGGCAGTACCGTCCGGCCAGGCGATAATCCGCATCAGCCTGATGGCCACGCACAGCGAGGAGCAGTTGCGGACTGCTCTTCAGAAGTTCATGCTTGTCGGCAAAGAGCTGAGAATCATATAG
- a CDS encoding long-chain fatty acid--CoA ligase: MPDTVYACFAEVARRFGNRTALMRKVDGKYQGITYAELSGTVDALAAGLAERGVKPGDRVGIYSYNRPEWVMTDLAVAKLGAVLIPVYHTLGADAIRYILNDAGVTHLVVESPELFANITRILSEVPPLRDVVTVFGQEHKSRAGKELLNFEELVRTGAEALKKNPKLGEPHRPGPDDLFTVCYTSGTTGEPKGAMLTHRNVLSNVQVLIPLFGVNENDVLVSFLPLCHMFERTGGYYCMLMAGGAIAYAESVQTIAKDVQLARPTVMIVLPRVLEKVYNTVQDKVLTGPAINRLLMISTLRTYSRYARRKAGNLPISLWLRFKHWLLGRLVVDKLKQLAGGRLRVMVSSSAPLDRKLAHIIRNLGFNLLEGYGLTECSPAVCVAIPGQERVGTVGKPLAGVEVRIGPNDEVLVRGPNLMKGYLNKPKETAEVIDTEGWFHSGDQGKFDEEGNLIITGRIKELIINSYGKNIPPSPIELAVCNSKYVEQALIHGDRKPFLCALVVPSRIALEAFAREHGIAFKRHTDLLDNPEVLKLYDAEIKKALAGFAQYEQVRRFRLIPDPFTVENGLLTPSLKTKRPQVITAYHEELEELYEGH, from the coding sequence ATGCCTGATACCGTCTACGCCTGTTTTGCCGAGGTCGCGCGGAGATTCGGGAACCGCACCGCCCTGATGCGGAAGGTCGATGGGAAGTACCAGGGCATCACCTACGCCGAGCTTTCGGGGACCGTTGACGCGCTGGCCGCGGGCCTGGCCGAACGCGGGGTCAAACCCGGCGACAGGGTGGGCATCTACTCGTACAACCGTCCGGAGTGGGTCATGACCGACCTTGCCGTCGCCAAGCTCGGGGCAGTGCTGATTCCGGTCTACCACACGCTCGGCGCGGACGCGATTCGCTACATCCTGAACGATGCCGGGGTCACGCACCTCGTCGTCGAAAGCCCGGAACTCTTCGCCAACATCACCCGGATTCTGTCCGAGGTCCCGCCGCTCCGGGACGTAGTCACGGTCTTCGGCCAGGAGCATAAGAGCCGGGCCGGCAAGGAACTGCTCAACTTCGAGGAGCTGGTCAGGACCGGGGCCGAGGCGCTGAAGAAGAACCCTAAGCTCGGCGAACCACACAGACCCGGACCGGACGACCTGTTCACGGTCTGCTACACCTCGGGAACGACCGGCGAGCCCAAGGGCGCGATGCTCACGCACCGTAACGTCCTCTCCAATGTCCAGGTCTTGATTCCGCTGTTCGGCGTCAACGAGAATGACGTGCTGGTCTCGTTCCTGCCCCTGTGCCACATGTTTGAGCGCACCGGCGGGTACTACTGCATGCTGATGGCGGGCGGCGCCATTGCCTATGCCGAATCGGTCCAGACCATCGCCAAAGACGTCCAGCTCGCCCGTCCGACCGTCATGATTGTGCTGCCGCGCGTGCTCGAAAAGGTCTACAACACGGTGCAGGACAAGGTCCTGACCGGGCCTGCCATCAACCGGTTGTTGATGATCTCGACCCTGCGGACGTACAGCCGCTACGCCCGGCGCAAGGCCGGGAATCTGCCGATTTCTCTCTGGCTTCGGTTCAAACACTGGCTGCTGGGCAGGCTGGTCGTGGACAAGCTGAAACAACTGGCCGGTGGCAGGCTCCGGGTGATGGTCTCAAGCAGCGCCCCGCTCGACCGAAAACTGGCCCACATTATCCGCAACCTCGGGTTCAACCTGCTTGAAGGCTATGGCCTGACCGAGTGCTCGCCCGCGGTCTGCGTCGCAATCCCGGGCCAGGAACGAGTCGGCACGGTCGGCAAGCCCCTCGCCGGCGTGGAAGTGCGCATCGGCCCGAACGACGAAGTCCTCGTGCGCGGCCCCAACTTGATGAAAGGGTACTTGAACAAGCCCAAGGAAACGGCCGAGGTCATCGACACCGAGGGTTGGTTCCACAGCGGCGACCAGGGCAAGTTCGACGAAGAAGGCAACCTCATCATCACCGGCCGCATCAAGGAACTCATCATAAACTCGTATGGCAAGAACATCCCGCCGTCCCCGATTGAGCTGGCCGTGTGCAACTCCAAGTATGTCGAGCAGGCCCTGATCCACGGTGACCGCAAACCGTTCCTCTGCGCGCTGGTCGTCCCGAGCCGGATCGCGCTTGAGGCCTTTGCCCGGGAGCACGGCATCGCGTTCAAGCGCCACACCGACCTGCTCGACAATCCCGAGGTGCTCAAACTGTACGATGCGGAGATCAAGAAGGCGCTCGCGGGCTTTGCCCAGTATGAGCAGGTCCGCCGGTTCCGACTCATCCCGGACCCGTTCACGGTCGAGAACGGACTCCTGACCCCGAGCCTCAAGACGAAACGACCCCAGGTAATCACCGCGTATCATGAGGAACTCGAGGAGTTGTACGAAGGACACTAG
- a CDS encoding fibronectin type III domain-containing protein encodes MRRLLPIVLVGVVAVAALMMTSCTSVTGGAPTNVTITAATDSTLTISWTAPTDGTPDKYYVAFMATGTSSYTDIDTTTATSYTHDPAGKTGSYKVTAVFGSTTYDAAANPSTAPIATSATTVSELNATGNSGFGWDRTAGTGSTYSMTAAGNAANVDFYITDFATGFGGTTYSIASPDQGPSDPGAVVPTGSWRVNAFSSALTSETAPLPVHSGTTYFNFTDLSTDPIMVACYTADGYYALAKLSSYNTGAGTVSVQTWFQPIKGLRLIQH; translated from the coding sequence ATGAGGAGACTGCTCCCGATTGTATTGGTTGGGGTTGTGGCAGTCGCCGCGCTCATGATGACGAGTTGTACCAGCGTCACGGGCGGCGCGCCGACAAACGTTACGATAACGGCTGCAACCGACAGCACGCTGACCATCAGTTGGACCGCTCCCACCGATGGAACGCCGGACAAGTACTACGTGGCGTTCATGGCCACCGGCACTTCGAGCTACACCGACATCGACACGACGACCGCTACTTCCTACACGCACGACCCAGCCGGTAAGACCGGGTCGTACAAGGTAACGGCGGTCTTTGGCAGCACTACCTACGACGCCGCCGCGAATCCGAGCACCGCGCCCATCGCTACGTCGGCGACCACCGTGTCCGAGCTGAACGCCACCGGTAACTCGGGCTTCGGCTGGGACCGTACTGCCGGCACCGGCAGCACGTACAGCATGACGGCCGCGGGTAACGCCGCGAACGTTGACTTCTACATCACCGACTTCGCTACCGGCTTCGGCGGGACGACATACTCGATCGCCAGTCCTGATCAGGGGCCGAGCGACCCGGGTGCCGTTGTACCGACGGGCAGCTGGCGGGTGAACGCGTTCAGCAGCGCTCTGACCAGCGAGACCGCCCCGCTTCCTGTCCACAGTGGCACGACCTACTTCAACTTCACCGATCTCTCTACCGACCCGATCATGGTTGCCTGCTACACAGCTGATGGGTACTACGCCCTTGCGAAGCTTTCGAGCTACAACACCGGCGCGGGCACGGTCAGCGTTCAGACCTGGTTCCAGCCCATCAAGGGCCTGCGTCTGATACAGCACTAA